The following proteins are encoded in a genomic region of Thermodesulfobacteriota bacterium:
- a CDS encoding DUF2007 domain-containing protein, whose product MALPSLTLVYVALDHIEAFAVTGVLASAGIEARVLDMTITPYPVTLGPLGERRILVASEHAAEARDLLRVAREDGFLREGGIVVEEG is encoded by the coding sequence TTGGCTTTGCCCTCCCTCACCCTCGTCTACGTGGCCCTGGACCACATCGAGGCCTTCGCCGTCACCGGCGTCCTCGCCTCGGCGGGGATCGAGGCCCGGGTCCTCGACATGACCATCACCCCCTACCCGGTCACCCTGGGCCCCCTGGGCGAGCGCCGCATCCTCGTGGCTTCCGAGCACGCCGCCGAGGCCCGCGACCTCCTCCGGGTGGCTCGGGAAGACGGGTTCCTGCGGGAAGGGGGGATCGTGGTGGAGGAGGGGTGA
- a CDS encoding putative toxin-antitoxin system toxin component, PIN family gives MTRLRAVLDTNMLVAASRSRNGASFAVLRALRDGRFVALASVPLMLEYEAILKGPTQLEASRRTAAQTDGFLDALCLLVEPVAFFYLWRPQTRDPKDEMVLETALNGRAHGLVTHNTAGFSVAAERFRLALWTPQQFLARLSMQE, from the coding sequence ATGACGCGACTGCGCGCCGTCCTCGACACCAACATGCTCGTCGCCGCTTCCCGAAGCCGCAACGGCGCCTCGTTCGCCGTGCTGCGGGCGCTCCGGGACGGGCGATTCGTGGCCCTGGCATCGGTGCCGCTGATGCTCGAGTACGAGGCCATCCTCAAGGGGCCGACCCAGCTCGAGGCGTCGCGCCGCACGGCAGCTCAGACCGATGGTTTCCTCGACGCCTTGTGCCTGTTGGTCGAGCCGGTGGCGTTCTTCTACCTGTGGCGGCCCCAGACCCGCGATCCGAAGGACGAGATGGTGCTGGAGACCGCCCTCAACGGCCGGGCCCACGGTCTGGTGACCCACAACACGGCAGGCTTCTCGGTCGCCGCAGAGAGGTTTCGCCTCGCGCTCTGGACCCCGCAGCAATTCCTGGCGAGGCTGTCCATGCAGGAGTGA